One genomic window of Tenacibaculum tangerinum includes the following:
- a CDS encoding gluzincin family metallopeptidase, with protein sequence MIVFTLCCYTITAQENAIKIKAKLNSESDLIQILQTTTFHNHSSVNLNTIYLHNWANSFKNHNTPLAKRFIEDYKKNFYFSKEKDRGYGKIKNLTVNFQNVSFSELKNQQDIVKITLNAPLKPKDSIVIRSTYDVKIPNAKYTGYGKTNTGYHLRFWHLTPAIYDEEWQLMSNLNLDDLYQSLSKYNISIDVPKKYYIESNLYQYKTDNGDYNNYYLVGTQKKDIIVHISTEKTFKSFKIKDKEIKTDAYPRKVSNQEITKIIDRQIQFIEDFIGKHPHPEILVDSRTVRKNSLHEIYGIPSWLKPFPKNFRWETGFFYALTQKYFDDVIIQNPRKDYWLSDGLQTFLMIEYVKKYYPNITILGKYSNYWPIKTYNISQLKQNDKYALVYQFSSRKFFDQPLTTSSDSLSNFNRKVVSKYKAGLGIKYLADFLGNDIVINAVKEFYAQNQLKPSNSKDFAKILQSKTSKNLQWFFGDYLTTNKKIDHTIQKVSYTKNKDSLQVTIKNRRNFTAPAALYGIQKKTVKFKTWVTNIDSTKTIKIKRGDFNKLALNYENNYPEFNSLDNFRNVNNSIISKPLQFRFFKDFENPYYNQLFYYPDIKYNLYDGLILGVNINNRSIVNHNFDFSITPNYSLKSKNLTGSFSVGYNQFLKESKLYKIRYGISGSNYHYAPELGYNTLSPYISFQLRRKTLRHIGSKFLIARMVSVHKEIAQNQIKSDRDNYNIFNLRYINNTFDAVRRIRYAANLEINSNFSKISTDIRYRKFFTTNESFQIRFFGGLFLSNETEGDYFSFGLNRGSDYLFEQNLFGRSENEGIFSQQFVIGQGGFKSKFSQPHFANQLITSLNTSVSVWKWAEIYNDVAMLKNKSTAPKFFYENGIRLNFLPEIFEFYFPVYTNEGFEVSKKAYASKIRFIISTDIDRIYNFIRRGIL encoded by the coding sequence TTGATAGTTTTTACGCTATGTTGTTACACCATTACAGCACAAGAAAACGCTATAAAAATAAAAGCTAAGTTGAACTCAGAGAGCGACTTAATTCAAATTTTACAAACCACGACTTTTCACAACCACTCCTCTGTTAATTTAAACACCATTTATTTGCATAACTGGGCAAACAGTTTTAAGAATCATAACACACCTCTAGCAAAACGCTTTATTGAAGATTACAAAAAAAACTTTTACTTCTCTAAAGAAAAAGACAGAGGCTATGGCAAGATTAAAAATTTAACCGTTAACTTTCAAAATGTTTCGTTTAGTGAATTAAAAAACCAACAAGACATTGTAAAAATAACTCTTAACGCTCCCTTAAAACCAAAAGATAGCATCGTTATTCGTTCGACTTATGATGTTAAAATACCTAATGCAAAATACACAGGCTACGGTAAAACAAATACAGGATATCACTTACGCTTTTGGCACCTAACCCCTGCCATTTATGATGAAGAATGGCAACTAATGAGTAATTTAAACTTAGACGACCTATACCAGTCTCTTTCTAAATACAACATATCTATTGATGTTCCTAAAAAATATTATATAGAAAGCAACCTATATCAATACAAAACCGATAACGGTGATTATAATAATTACTACTTGGTAGGCACTCAAAAAAAAGACATTATAGTACATATTAGCACTGAAAAAACATTCAAATCTTTTAAAATAAAAGATAAAGAAATAAAAACCGATGCTTACCCAAGAAAAGTTTCGAATCAAGAAATAACTAAAATTATTGACAGACAAATACAGTTTATAGAAGATTTTATTGGAAAACACCCTCATCCAGAAATTCTTGTAGATTCGCGTACCGTTAGAAAAAACTCATTACACGAAATTTATGGTATTCCAAGTTGGTTAAAACCATTTCCCAAAAACTTTAGATGGGAAACAGGCTTTTTCTATGCTCTTACACAAAAATATTTTGATGATGTAATTATTCAAAATCCAAGAAAAGATTATTGGTTATCTGATGGATTACAAACATTCTTAATGATTGAATATGTAAAAAAATATTATCCTAATATTACAATTTTAGGCAAATACTCTAACTACTGGCCTATAAAAACCTATAATATTTCACAATTAAAACAAAACGATAAATATGCACTTGTGTATCAGTTTAGCTCTCGTAAATTCTTCGACCAGCCATTAACAACCTCAAGTGACTCCTTATCTAACTTTAACAGAAAAGTTGTTAGTAAATACAAGGCAGGTTTAGGAATAAAATATTTAGCTGATTTTTTAGGTAATGATATTGTAATAAACGCTGTAAAAGAATTTTATGCCCAAAATCAATTAAAACCATCAAACAGTAAAGACTTTGCTAAAATTCTTCAAAGTAAAACTTCTAAAAATTTACAATGGTTTTTCGGAGATTATCTAACTACCAACAAAAAAATTGACCACACAATACAAAAAGTATCTTACACTAAAAATAAAGATTCTTTGCAAGTAACTATTAAAAATAGAAGAAACTTTACAGCACCTGCTGCTTTATATGGAATACAAAAGAAAACCGTTAAATTTAAGACTTGGGTTACGAACATCGATTCTACTAAAACCATAAAAATAAAGAGAGGAGACTTTAATAAACTAGCGCTAAACTATGAAAACAATTATCCGGAGTTCAACTCTTTAGACAACTTTAGAAATGTTAACAATAGCATTATAAGCAAACCTCTTCAATTTCGATTTTTTAAAGATTTTGAAAACCCTTATTACAATCAGTTGTTTTATTATCCTGATATAAAATACAATTTATACGACGGGCTAATTCTTGGAGTTAATATCAACAACCGTTCTATCGTTAATCATAATTTTGATTTTAGCATTACCCCCAACTACAGTCTTAAAAGTAAAAATTTAACTGGTTCTTTTTCAGTAGGGTATAATCAATTTTTAAAAGAATCAAAACTCTATAAAATACGATACGGTATTTCTGGAAGCAACTATCATTACGCACCAGAATTGGGCTACAATACCTTAAGTCCGTACATTAGTTTTCAGCTTAGAAGAAAAACTCTGCGCCATATAGGGTCTAAATTCCTAATCGCCCGTATGGTAAGTGTTCATAAAGAAATTGCACAAAATCAAATCAAAAGCGACCGAGACAATTACAATATTTTTAACCTTCGTTATATTAACAATACGTTTGATGCCGTACGAAGAATTAGGTATGCTGCCAATCTAGAAATAAACTCCAATTTCAGTAAAATATCGACGGATATTCGTTACAGAAAATTTTTTACTACAAACGAAAGTTTTCAAATCCGATTTTTTGGCGGACTCTTTTTATCTAATGAAACTGAAGGAGATTACTTTAGTTTCGGATTAAATCGTGGAAGCGACTACCTCTTTGAACAAAATTTATTTGGAAGATCAGAAAATGAAGGTATTTTTAGTCAGCAATTTGTGATAGGACAAGGAGGCTTCAAATCTAAATTTAGCCAACCTCATTTTGCAAATCAACTCATAACTTCTTTAAACACGAGTGTAAGTGTATGGAAATGGGCAGAAATTTATAACGACGTTGCTATGTTAAAAAACAAAAGTACTGCCCCTAAGTTCTTTTATGAAAATGGTATTCGGCTAAATTTTCTTCCAGAAATTTTTGAGTTTTACTTTCCAGTATACACAAACGAAGGATTTGAGGTTAGTAAAAAAGCATATGCTTCAAAAATTAGGTTTATTATCTCTACAGATATAGATAGAATTTATAATTTTATTAGAAGAGGAATATTATAG
- a CDS encoding HlyD family secretion protein — protein sequence MPNNSNIEIRSEEVQEILTHVPNWMIRWGNTLLLCLIVILLFISWFVKYPDVISTEVMVTTATPPEKIYAKSTGQFETFLTSEGKSVSEGDILAVIENSASYKDVLLLKSIVDTIKFNQQNFSFPIDEVPPLILGDITASYSQFENDYSEYVLNEQLTPFKSENFANQMSVLEAKSRLQILLSQKELNSKELEYKQKDLERSRKMFEQGVISAKEKDQREIEYLQAKRAYKTLESSISQIRELINNSAKNLEGTSIKKTQQDTRLKKKAIQSLLYLKKAIKDWEKQYALTSSINGKVSFLSFWNKNQTVNMGDLIFTIIPDKGNSFIGKIEAPAANSGKIKKGQKVQIKLLNYPSDEFGELNGTVKSISLIPNEEGNYLVDVQLPQDLKTTYNKTIPFRQEMKGAADIVTEDLRLIERFFYQLKNIIK from the coding sequence ATGCCAAACAATTCTAACATAGAAATTAGAAGTGAAGAAGTACAAGAAATCTTAACACATGTACCCAATTGGATGATTCGTTGGGGAAATACCTTACTTCTTTGTCTCATTGTAATACTGTTATTTATTTCATGGTTCGTAAAGTATCCTGATGTAATTTCTACCGAAGTAATGGTTACTACCGCTACGCCTCCTGAAAAAATATATGCAAAATCCACAGGACAATTCGAAACCTTTTTAACTAGCGAAGGCAAAAGTGTTTCTGAAGGAGACATTTTAGCAGTTATTGAAAACAGTGCTTCCTATAAAGACGTATTACTACTTAAAAGTATTGTAGACACTATTAAATTTAATCAACAAAATTTCTCTTTTCCTATTGACGAAGTGCCTCCTTTAATTTTGGGAGATATCACTGCCAGCTACTCGCAGTTTGAAAACGACTATTCCGAGTATGTTTTAAATGAGCAATTAACTCCGTTTAAATCTGAAAATTTTGCGAACCAAATGTCTGTCTTAGAAGCTAAAAGTAGATTGCAAATTTTATTATCGCAAAAAGAACTGAACTCAAAAGAACTCGAATACAAACAAAAAGATTTAGAGCGTAGTAGAAAAATGTTTGAACAAGGTGTTATTTCTGCTAAAGAAAAAGATCAAAGAGAAATAGAATATTTACAAGCCAAACGCGCTTATAAAACCTTAGAATCTTCCATCTCACAAATAAGAGAATTAATTAATAACTCTGCAAAAAACTTAGAAGGAACCTCTATTAAAAAAACACAACAAGATACCCGATTAAAAAAGAAAGCGATTCAATCTTTGTTATATCTTAAAAAAGCAATTAAAGATTGGGAAAAACAATACGCCTTAACTTCTTCTATTAACGGAAAAGTATCTTTTCTTTCTTTTTGGAACAAAAACCAAACTGTGAATATGGGCGACTTAATTTTTACCATTATTCCTGATAAAGGAAACTCTTTTATAGGAAAAATCGAAGCACCTGCCGCTAACTCTGGGAAAATAAAGAAAGGACAAAAAGTGCAAATCAAACTATTAAACTATCCTTCTGATGAATTCGGTGAATTAAATGGAACCGTAAAATCTATTTCGTTAATTCCTAATGAAGAAGGGAATTATCTAGTTGATGTACAACTACCACAAGACTTAAAAACAACCTATAACAAAACCATTCCTTTCAGACAGGAAATGAAGGGAGCAGCAGACATTGTTACTGAAGATTTACGTTTGATAGAACGTTTTTTCTATCAACTTAAAAATATTATTAAATAA
- a CDS encoding alpha-ketoacid dehydrogenase subunit alpha/beta: MMQSTDIANTQELSFQDFKNEVLNDYKTARISRECSLLGRREVLTGKAKFGIFGDGKEVPQLAMAKAFQNGDFRSGYYRDQTFMMAIGELTAQQFFAGLYAHTDIEIEPMSAGRQMGGHFATHSLDENGKWKNLTAQKNSSADISPTAGQMPRLLGLAQASKIYRNVKGLENHTNFSINGNEVAWGTIGNASTSEGLFFETINAAGVLQVPMIMNVWDDEYGISVHARHQTTKESISEILKGFQRENKTNGYEIFVVNGWDYVQLIDTYNKASRIAREQHIPVLIHVKELTQPQGHSTSGSHERYKSTERLQWEQEFDCIAQMRKWILEFELENEHGETLRFVDSEEELMTIEKEAKKEVSQAKRDAWSAYTNEIKAEVSKATALLEAVAQKSNNGSFITKYKNDLASIAEPIRKDVLIAVRKSLRYLKDEDFTEKKALQNFIKSSIDKAAIKYSAHLLSEDELAVQNVAAEAPTYASEKKMVDARIVMRDNFEAILTKHPEVLIFGEDAGYIGDVNQGLEGLQEKFGALRVSDTGIREATIVGQGIGMAMRGLRPIAEIQYLDYLLYALQIMSDDLATLRYRTFGKQKAPLIIRTRGHRLEGIWHSGSPMGGIINNVRGIHVLVPRNMTKAAGFYNALLEGDDPALVVECLNGYRLKEELPTNLGEFKTPIGVVETIKEGSDITVVSYGSTLRIVEEAAKDLAQVGIDVEIIDAQSLLPFDVNHDTVKSLAKTNRLLVVDEDVPGGASAYLLQEIIENQNGYVHLDSKPQTLTAKAHRPAYGTDGDYFSKPSAEDVFEKVYEIMHEAKPTKFKSLY, translated from the coding sequence ATGATGCAAAGTACCGATATAGCTAATACTCAAGAACTTTCTTTTCAAGATTTCAAAAATGAAGTTTTAAACGATTACAAAACTGCTCGTATTAGTAGAGAATGTAGTTTATTAGGAAGAAGAGAAGTGTTAACAGGTAAAGCTAAATTTGGAATTTTTGGAGATGGTAAAGAAGTACCTCAATTGGCGATGGCTAAAGCTTTTCAAAATGGTGATTTCAGGTCAGGTTACTACCGCGATCAAACGTTTATGATGGCAATAGGCGAATTAACTGCGCAACAGTTTTTTGCTGGTTTGTATGCACATACAGATATTGAAATTGAACCCATGTCGGCAGGAAGGCAAATGGGAGGGCATTTTGCAACCCACTCTTTAGATGAAAATGGAAAATGGAAAAACTTAACAGCACAAAAAAACTCCTCTGCTGATATTTCTCCAACGGCAGGTCAAATGCCTCGCTTATTAGGATTGGCACAAGCATCGAAAATATATCGAAATGTTAAAGGTTTAGAAAATCACACAAACTTTTCAATCAACGGAAATGAGGTAGCTTGGGGTACTATTGGCAATGCTAGTACCAGTGAAGGCTTGTTTTTTGAAACAATTAACGCCGCTGGAGTTTTGCAAGTGCCCATGATTATGAATGTTTGGGATGATGAATATGGTATTTCAGTTCACGCACGCCATCAAACAACTAAAGAAAGTATTTCAGAAATCTTGAAAGGATTCCAACGCGAAAACAAAACCAATGGGTATGAAATTTTTGTGGTTAATGGTTGGGATTACGTTCAGTTAATAGACACTTATAATAAAGCTTCTCGAATAGCAAGAGAACAACACATACCTGTATTAATTCATGTAAAAGAGTTAACACAACCGCAAGGACACTCTACCTCAGGTTCACACGAGCGTTACAAATCAACAGAACGTTTACAATGGGAACAAGAATTTGATTGTATTGCGCAAATGCGCAAGTGGATTTTAGAGTTTGAACTTGAAAATGAACATGGAGAAACGCTGAGGTTTGTTGACTCAGAAGAAGAGTTAATGACTATTGAAAAAGAGGCTAAAAAAGAGGTAAGCCAAGCAAAACGAGATGCTTGGAGTGCTTATACCAATGAAATAAAAGCAGAAGTTTCCAAAGCCACTGCATTACTAGAGGCTGTAGCGCAAAAAAGCAATAATGGGTCTTTTATTACAAAATATAAAAATGATTTAGCTTCCATAGCTGAACCCATAAGAAAGGACGTTCTAATTGCCGTTCGCAAGAGCTTACGCTACCTAAAAGATGAAGATTTTACTGAAAAAAAAGCACTTCAAAACTTCATCAAATCTTCTATTGATAAAGCAGCCATAAAATATTCTGCTCATTTATTAAGTGAAGACGAATTGGCTGTACAAAATGTTGCCGCCGAAGCCCCAACATACGCTTCTGAAAAGAAAATGGTAGATGCACGTATTGTAATGCGTGATAACTTCGAGGCTATTTTAACAAAGCATCCAGAAGTATTAATTTTTGGGGAAGATGCCGGATATATTGGTGATGTAAATCAAGGATTGGAAGGCTTACAAGAAAAATTTGGTGCACTACGTGTTTCAGATACTGGAATTCGTGAAGCTACCATTGTAGGTCAAGGTATTGGTATGGCAATGCGTGGTTTACGTCCAATTGCTGAAATTCAATATTTAGACTATTTACTATATGCTTTGCAAATTATGAGTGACGATTTAGCCACACTTCGCTACCGTACTTTTGGAAAGCAAAAAGCACCGTTGATTATCCGTACACGTGGTCATCGTTTAGAAGGAATTTGGCACTCTGGTTCGCCAATGGGCGGAATTATAAACAATGTAAGAGGAATTCATGTTTTAGTTCCTCGTAACATGACCAAAGCTGCTGGATTTTACAATGCCTTACTAGAAGGTGATGACCCTGCCTTGGTAGTAGAATGCTTAAATGGATACCGCTTAAAAGAGGAACTACCAACAAACTTAGGTGAGTTTAAAACACCAATTGGTGTTGTTGAAACCATTAAAGAAGGAAGCGATATTACTGTTGTTTCTTATGGCTCTACGTTACGTATTGTTGAAGAAGCTGCGAAAGATTTAGCCCAAGTTGGTATCGACGTAGAAATTATAGATGCACAAAGTTTGTTACCTTTTGATGTTAATCACGATACTGTAAAATCTCTAGCAAAAACAAACCGTTTATTGGTGGTTGATGAAGATGTTCCTGGTGGGGCTTCAGCGTATTTATTACAGGAAATTATTGAAAACCAAAATGGCTATGTACATTTAGACAGCAAGCCTCAAACCCTAACAGCAAAAGCCCACAGACCTGCTTATGGTACCGATGGAGACTATTTTTCTAAACCATCTGCAGAAGATGTTTTTGAAAAAGTATACGAAATTATGCACGAAGCAAAACCAACTAAATTTAAGAGTTTGTATTAG
- a CDS encoding LOG family protein, with product MSPNDDRKIREKLQQKTWNEIKTNDSWAIFKIMSEFVEGYEKLSKIGPCVSIFGSARTKTNHTYYKLAEEVAFKLTQSGFGVITGGGPGIMEAGNKGAHRGKGTSVGLNIELPFEQHDNPWIDSDKNLNFDYFFVRKVMFVKYSQGFVVMPGGFGTMDELFEAITLIQTNKIGRFPIVLVGKKFWAGLLDWIKNTLLEEGNISEKDLNLFRVVDTADEAVEHFNKFYAKYQLKPNF from the coding sequence ATGAGTCCGAATGATGACAGAAAAATTAGAGAAAAATTACAACAAAAAACATGGAATGAGATAAAAACAAACGATTCTTGGGCCATTTTTAAAATTATGTCTGAGTTTGTAGAAGGGTATGAAAAATTAAGTAAAATAGGACCTTGTGTTTCTATTTTTGGTTCTGCTCGTACAAAAACCAACCATACCTATTATAAATTAGCAGAAGAAGTAGCTTTTAAACTAACCCAAAGTGGTTTTGGCGTAATTACAGGTGGTGGCCCGGGTATTATGGAGGCAGGTAATAAAGGCGCACACCGTGGCAAAGGAACTTCTGTAGGACTCAATATAGAACTTCCTTTTGAACAACACGATAACCCTTGGATTGATAGTGATAAAAATCTAAATTTTGATTACTTCTTTGTTCGTAAAGTAATGTTTGTGAAGTATTCTCAAGGTTTTGTTGTCATGCCAGGTGGCTTTGGTACCATGGATGAGCTTTTCGAAGCAATTACCTTGATTCAAACAAATAAAATTGGCCGCTTCCCCATCGTACTGGTTGGCAAAAAGTTTTGGGCAGGATTACTAGATTGGATTAAAAACACCTTGCTAGAAGAAGGTAATATTAGTGAAAAAGACTTGAATTTATTTAGAGTTGTAGACACTGCCGACGAAGCTGTTGAACACTTTAATAAATTTTATGCCAAATATCAACTTAAACCAAATTTCTAG
- a CDS encoding peptidase domain-containing ABC transporter, which translates to MKKFPNYKQTEAKDCGPTCIKIIAKYYGKTINTQQLRKLSETTREGSSLLGLSEAVESIGFKSLGIKLAFSKLKEAPLPCIIHWNKNHYVVLYKIKKDTVYISDPAHGLITFNKEEFIQHWIGNNADENTEEGIALLVEPTPKFYQEEFEEDEKFGFSFIFKYLFKYKKFIVQLIIGLLAGSLLQLILPFLTQSIVDVGIKNQDLNFVYLILFAQLFLFIGKASLEIIRSWILLHLSTRINISLISDFFIKLMKLPISYFDVRMTGDLLQRINDHKRIERILTTSSLTVLFSFFNLIIFSLVLAYYSLQIFGVFVLGSVLYFGWVLFFFKKRKELDYKRFSQVSQEQSKVIELINGMQEIKLHNAERRMRWNWEYVQARLFKVATKSLALEQTQSVGSNFINELKNMFITVLSAKLVIEGQITLGMMMAISYIVGQLNGPITQLINFMRDIQDAQISLDRLGEIHNMEDEEKPGDEKVTNIPENASIKLNNISFRYTGGLEPVLKNLSLEIPANKTTAIVGVSGSGKSTLMKLLLGFYQVDEGDIMINNFNLKNISQREWRRNCGVVMQEGYIFNDSIAKNIAVGEDFVDKEKLAHAIDVANIDDYIEGLPLGYNTKIGSEGNGLSTGQKQRLLIARSVYKNPKFLFFDEATSALDANNEKVIMEKLNTFFANKTAVVIAHRLSTVKNAHQIVVLDKGKIIEKGTHEELIKLKGNYYHLVKNQLDLGK; encoded by the coding sequence CTCAGTGAAACCACTAGAGAAGGCAGTAGTCTTCTTGGTTTAAGTGAAGCTGTTGAGTCTATTGGTTTTAAATCTTTAGGAATTAAATTAGCCTTTAGTAAACTTAAAGAAGCACCTCTTCCTTGCATTATTCATTGGAATAAAAACCATTATGTAGTTCTTTACAAAATAAAGAAAGATACCGTTTATATATCTGACCCAGCACACGGATTGATTACTTTCAACAAAGAGGAGTTCATACAACATTGGATTGGCAACAATGCTGATGAAAATACAGAAGAAGGAATCGCTTTACTTGTTGAACCAACTCCTAAATTTTACCAAGAAGAATTTGAAGAGGATGAAAAGTTTGGTTTTTCATTCATTTTCAAATACCTATTCAAGTATAAAAAATTTATCGTTCAATTAATCATTGGACTTCTTGCGGGTAGTTTATTACAATTAATACTGCCTTTTTTAACACAAAGTATCGTTGATGTAGGGATTAAAAACCAAGATCTAAACTTTGTGTATTTGATATTATTCGCTCAATTATTCTTATTCATAGGAAAAGCTTCCCTAGAAATTATTCGAAGCTGGATTTTATTACACCTAAGTACTCGGATTAATATTTCGTTAATATCAGACTTCTTTATCAAATTAATGAAGTTACCCATCTCCTACTTCGATGTACGAATGACAGGAGATTTATTACAAAGAATTAACGACCACAAACGTATTGAAAGAATTTTAACCACCTCTTCGTTAACGGTATTGTTCTCTTTTTTCAACCTTATCATATTTAGTTTAGTCTTAGCCTATTATAGCCTTCAAATTTTTGGGGTATTTGTACTAGGTAGTGTACTCTATTTTGGATGGGTGTTGTTCTTCTTTAAAAAACGAAAAGAATTAGACTACAAGCGTTTCTCACAAGTAAGTCAAGAACAAAGTAAAGTAATTGAACTTATCAACGGAATGCAAGAAATAAAGCTTCATAATGCTGAAAGACGTATGCGTTGGAATTGGGAATATGTACAAGCTCGTTTATTTAAAGTAGCCACCAAAAGCCTTGCGTTAGAGCAAACTCAAAGTGTAGGGTCTAACTTTATTAACGAACTTAAAAACATGTTTATTACCGTATTATCTGCCAAGCTGGTTATTGAGGGACAAATTACGCTAGGGATGATGATGGCCATTAGCTACATCGTTGGGCAGTTAAACGGACCGATTACACAGCTAATTAATTTTATGAGAGATATACAAGATGCTCAAATCTCTTTAGATCGACTTGGTGAAATACATAACATGGAAGACGAAGAAAAACCTGGTGATGAAAAAGTAACAAACATTCCTGAAAACGCTTCTATAAAATTAAACAATATTTCATTTAGATATACAGGGGGATTAGAACCTGTCTTAAAAAATTTATCTCTTGAAATACCAGCTAATAAAACCACAGCGATTGTGGGGGTTAGTGGAAGCGGTAAAAGTACACTAATGAAGTTGTTACTCGGTTTTTATCAGGTAGATGAAGGAGATATTATGATTAACAATTTTAACCTCAAAAACATCTCGCAAAGAGAATGGAGGCGAAATTGTGGAGTCGTAATGCAAGAAGGATATATTTTTAATGACTCTATTGCTAAAAACATTGCTGTAGGTGAAGATTTCGTTGATAAAGAAAAATTAGCTCATGCTATTGATGTAGCCAATATTGATGATTACATTGAAGGATTACCTCTCGGATACAATACTAAAATTGGTAGTGAAGGTAACGGACTCAGTACCGGTCAAAAACAACGATTGTTAATAGCAAGATCTGTTTATAAAAACCCAAAGTTCTTATTCTTCGATGAAGCTACCAGCGCATTAGATGCCAATAACGAAAAAGTGATTATGGAAAAATTGAATACCTTTTTTGCGAATAAAACAGCCGTGGTTATAGCACACCGATTAAGTACAGTAAAAAATGCACATCAAATCGTGGTATTGGATAAAGGAAAAATAATTGAAAAAGGAACACACGAAGAACTCATTAAACTAAAAGGAAATTATTATCATCTAGTTAAAAACCAACTAGATTTAGGTAAATAA